The stretch of DNA CACTTGTCATGAACCAGCGTTAAAGAAGTCCACGTAACTTTGGATTCTCACGATAACGCCACGGATCAATTCGTGATTACACGAACGCTAAATATTTACATTTCGACTCACTAGAGACATTCTAGGGTATATCTGATTTGAAATTAGCTAAATaactttgaaattttatttacttaggCAATTAATAGGAAATCTTGTAATTGAGgagtaatttatatgtttttgtagaGAAAGATCCTATATTAGAAAATGTGATGGAACTTGTAATATATAGAAGTTAGGGTCAATCCACttattgccaattggttttgaattataatttcataatacattttaatttaacatataagAGTCTACACACGCTGGTCCTTTAATTAATCCGGTTCAGAATCCTCAGATAGATGTCCGATTACCCCATTAATTGATGACTTAAAGGAAACCCAATTCCATCGAGATAGTTAAAAAGGTATTATTTCGAGGGATGTGATGAATTATATGGAGATTAATGGTTAGAAGAGTCAATAGAAAAAGATACTACATTGAAAGATATGGTGAGACTTATGTAATATATAAGGGATTAAAGTCAATTAACTCATTAccaattaattttgaattaaaaaccataataaattctaaattttttttttcttcgtattTGTCATAATCCTGATAAATGGCATGCAAGTTAATTTAGCAAGCAGCCAGGATAAATGATAGCTAAATCAACGTGAAtgatattttttctaaattcatttaaataataaaaattttaattaataaaatgttttttcttaaatttcatgCGTAATTTATTGTTAACGTCAAAAATATACTTATCGTTTTCACCCAAACAAGTCAAATGTATGTAATGTATAAGTAacttaaaaaaacacatgaaattCATTCATGCCTTAAAATAACTTTATATGTCGTTGTATTATCGCAGGATATTTTAACtatgaatttatatatgtttagtcaaacttctttaaaaatatatatatatatatatatatatatatatatatatatatatatatgtcaaactTCCTTCATCTAGATGTATATTCATTCTTAATTCGTATATATTTAAAAGGCTAACTTTATATTCGTATATATGtacatgttattttttaactttatgaGTCTAAATGATCCGTTGTACCCTTACTATTgttataaacttaaaatatcatGTTTCACTCACTAATTATGATCGTAAGTTCGTAACTAATTAAAAACTTCAAGAAAGTTTTATTCATTGAACCAATGAGTAGCACAAGAAAACAACtctataaccaaaaacaaacggTTTACATTAGTAATCGAATTCCATTACAACTAGCCATAATTAAATCTTTCCCATAATAACTTGAATAATAGATAATAGTTTGACAACATTTGTGTTATAGAAAGTGAAAGGAGACTGTTGTATCGGTCCATTCTTTTTCCACTCGTCTTCGCATTTGTGCATATAATTTGAGCCATATGTTGCAGATATCTGAGCTATTGATGCATACCTATCATCTTCTGCTTCTCCATAAGCTTTTTGGAAATAACCAGATGCTAACTGGTAatacttataacaaaaaaatattcgtCGAGCTCCAATCGGACCACTAAACTTCTGGCGAACTTTGTTGATTTGTCTGGCTGCATTGGTCACTTGAATTTGGCATTGAGAAATCTGATAATAAATCTCAATAAGAAATcaagacatttttatttttagcgAATGAATAAATAAGATCTCTCAATTTTCATGTTTATGGCTTGTTCCCTTCATAATAGTTATttagttttagtgttttttgtTCTACACAgctaattattatatatacttagaTTTTAGTCTCACAcgtaaatttattatatactttttattgtatagaatttaataattctatacttttatataatatagaattataaaaattaaaatagagactggatattgtaaatatttttcaaacactGTTTTTCTACCTGTACACTTTGTGTGTTGCAGATATACTACCATTATAGAAATCTCTACAGAATAATTGAAACTAGTTATCAAACATTACCGCAATGACAAGCACGTCCTGAAAGTCGCGTGCGTCTAATATACGCGTGTCCGTTCCAATGTATTTTAAGCAGAAATTCACGTCTTCTGTCTCCTTACAAAATTCATACATGTCATCGATACGCATTGCATTTGCGGTTGTAAACACAAAGAACACGAATAATAACAACGAGAAAGGAGAAGTTATGTGTTTGATGAGTATTGTAGccatatttgaaaattaagaaGATACAAATGTGTTTTGGGATTTTCTCTTTTGCATGAttgaaacattttatttataataatgacATTGAAAGCTAGTAATAAATTACGAAAATTTATTGCTTTGAATATAAGAATACTAAAACTGGTAATAGAATAATAACGGTAAAAAAATCTTAATGCAGTAAATGTTTGGAATAGCAGACCACCACAAATTTGAAACGTATTTAAACTTCATAAAACACCTTAGCCTGCAGCAACCTAGTGAGGATTCTCACCCGTTCAATGCTGCCATTAATTAATGCTGTGAATTCTTCTACACATATATCTTTGGATAAAAGGCTTTTTCTCTAAGcccaaattgaataacaagcCCAAAAAGTCATGGATTTAGTGGGAAATCAACCCATCGTTCTCATTTGcgtttttttactttcaatgtTTGTAGTCAACCTTCAGCTTTCTTTCTAATTGTCGGGCAGAAATTAcggattttaataaaataaaaaaagacagaaagcaaataaatatttattactatACAATGTCTTTTGAGCTGTCTCTCCCCAATTGAAACCTTAATAAAGAGAAGCCTCTCTGCAACATTTATAAAGAGTATATAACACACAACAAAAcctatctatctctctctgtctttaaAAACACTGTCGTTATGGTCGCGCCGCCTGTAGCCGCCGCCGCGTCCTTAGAGCTGCTCT from Camelina sativa cultivar DH55 chromosome 9, Cs, whole genome shotgun sequence encodes:
- the LOC104712209 gene encoding uncharacterized protein LOC104712209, producing MATILIKHITSPFSLLLFVFFVFTTANAMRIDDMYEFCKETEDVNFCLKYIGTDTRILDARDFQDVLVIAISQCQIQVTNAARQINKVRQKFSGPIGARRIFFCYKYYQLASGYFQKAYGEAEDDRYASIAQISATYGSNYMHKCEDEWKKNGPIQQSPFTFYNTNVVKLLSIIQVIMGKI